TTCTGCATCAAGAGAAATTTACGGTGTTGAGGAATCAGTTTGGTATCAGATGACGCCAGATCAACAGAACCGTGTGATGAATAATTACTTAGCTGAGCAAAAGCGTAAGCAAAGAGCGCTTGAGCGTCAAAGAGAACAAGATCGCCTTTTTAATTTGAAACTTGAAAATGATCGTCTTAGAAGAGAAAAGGAAGATCACAGAAATGCTGAAGCAAGACGTGTAAAGTTTGAAAAAGATGCACTTGAACGTCAAAGAAGAGAGCTTGAAGATGCAAGAAGAGACAGTCAAAGACAAACGAGAGCGAATGAGCATCAAAGACGTGAGTTGATGAGACTGCAAGATCAACAAAGATTTGAAGAGCAACAAAGAGAAAATCAGCGTCGCGTTCAAAGAGAACAACAGCAACAAAATGAAGCAGCGGCAGCTCAAAGGGCACAAGATGAGCGTCGCACAATTGAGCTTCAGCAGAAAGAATTTGATCGCATTGCTCGAGAAAATGCACAACGTCAACAGCAACAGCAACAACAAGTCCAGCAGCAACGTGAAGCAGCAGAAAGAGCTCAAAGAGAGCAAAGTGCTATTGAAAGACAAAGAGTAGAATTAGAGCGCATTGCACGTGAACATGCAGCTCGTCAGCAACAGCAGCAAGCGCCTCCGGCAGCTGCCCAAGCTCCTGCCGCTGGTCAAGATGAAAACCATCAGCTGCTCGAAGAGTCTGAGATGTTTGGCACAATGTTTAAAGAAGAGTAGGATCTGTTAATTTTCCCTCACTCAGAGGGCCCGTGGAGTCTCAGCAATCTCACCATTTAGTCATCCTGAACTTGTTTCAGGATCTGGAGATGCTAAAATAAATTCAGCATGACGAGTTAGGTCTTGATAAGATTCCACGCCACCCTTAAGGGGTGGCTCTGAATGACGATTTTCTAAATTGTTGTTACTGAACGATGAAGGCATATGCAATGACAAAGTGTGCGTTGTTAACAGTTCTTGCCTTTTTAAGATTGTAGCCTTAGGCGCAATCTGCTAGACTGCCTATGGATACCATTCTTCAGCTAATATAGGAATAAAAGCTTTATGTTCAATTACTTAAAGGTCTATAAAGATCCTCGATTGCTCGCTATTGCTTTCTTGGGTATTTCAAGCGGATTTCCTTTGATTCTTGTTGGGGCAACGCTTGATCGTTGGCTTGTTGAAGAAGGGTTGTCAAAAACAGGGATTGGTCTTTTTTCTTTTGTTGCTTTGCCTTACATGCTCAAATTTTTATGGGCGCCTTTAATGGATCACATTCACTTGCCTTATTTTGCCAAAAGATTTGGCCAAAGGCGAAGCTGGTGCGTGCTCTCACAGATTGGATTGTTTTTCTCGGTTGTTTTACTCGGCACCTCAGATCCTGCAAATCATATATTCCAAACAGCTTTTTTTGCCCTACTGGTTGCCTTCTTTAATGCGAGTCAAGATATTGTGATTGAAGCCTTTCGTGTTGAATCTTTAAGCGATCGCCAGCAAGCTGCTGGTGCTGCGAATATTGTTTTAGGTTACAGAATTGGTATGTTGATATCAGGTGCTGGAGCGCTCTATATGGCTGAGTTTCTATCTTGGCAGGCTGTTTATTCACTTGTTGCCTGTGTTAGTTTTGTTGGGATGATCACCATTTTTTATTCTAAAGAACCGGAGGTTTCACCTGATAAGATGATTCGAGAAGAATCTGATTCTATGGGTGGTTTTTTGAAAAAAGCTGTGATTCTTCCTTTTGCGGATTTTATGAAAAAACCTTGTTGGGTATGGCTTTTACTCCTTATTGTTTTGTATAAGGTAGGCGAAGTTTTGCTTGCTAAGATGGCTATGCCTTTCTATACAGAGATTGGTTTTAGTAAGACAGAAATTGCGAGCGTGTCAAAATTTTATGGCCTCTTTGCCACGATTATTGGTGGGTTGATTGGAGGGGCGATTGCAAGTCGCTTTGGTATTTTGCGATCAATGATGATTTGTGGTATTCCTCAGATGTTGACGAACCTTTTATATGTATTGCTTGCATACATTGGTTATGATCTGAAAATGCTGATGATTGCAGTGACGCTTGATAATCTAACAGCGGGGATGGCAACGGCTTGCCTTGTGGCTTTGATGTCACGTCTTTGCACAAAGGGGATTGCAGCCTCGCAATATGCCCTGTTTTCATCTTTCACGGGTATTAGTCATAAATATTTTGGAGCCTTTAGTGGCTATTTAGCTGATCACATGGCTTGGACAACTTATTTCTTGATCACAACCTTTGCTTGTCTTCCAGGTCTTTGTTTGTTGGGGTGGCTGATGGTTAGAAATCACCAGATGCGGTTTTTGCCGGTTGTGATGCCTAGTGCTGAGACCAAAGGGCCTATCACAAGATTTAAATAATTAATCCTTATCGCGGTCATATTTTTGGTAGCGATCTGGTTTTTCAGGAACGCGCTTGTGATAGCGATTTTTGTCTTCATTCCGTTTCTCATTCTGTATTTTTGTATTTTCATCGCTGAGGTAACGACTTTTGTCGCGGCGTCGTTGTTTTTGATCTTCTTCTTTTTGAAGCTCAGCTGGTGTCTTTGGTTTTTCTTTGGGCGCGAATGGGTCATAAGCTTCATAAGGGTTTTGTTTCTCAAACGGATCAGCCACATTGTTATCTTGGATTTCTTGCTCTGCTTCAGGGTCAAGGTCTTCAAGACCGCTTGGATTTTCCTCAGGTGCTTTTTGGGTAGGTATCTCTAATCCACTTGGGTTTTTCTCTTCTGTTGTTTTTGGCGCTGGTTTTTCAAGACCACTTGGATTTTCTTGTTTTGGCTTTTGATCATCTGCTGTTTCATTCGCAAAAAGATTTTGAGCCGTGCTAAAAAAGGTTGTTGCAGTCAGGAAAAGGAATAGGGATTTTTTCATGGGATTGCTCTTCTGGAAAGATGTTAGGCATATTATACAGATGAATCGTATATAAACCATTACCTCTCATAAATATAAACCTTCTGCATTGTCAATCTTTCTTTATTTATTTCTATTAAAATGAAAAAGAGAAAGTCTTTTTAATAAGTGCGGTGCTTGTTCATCGAAGATACGAGGAGGAGAGCCTTATGTTTAGAACGCCATCATTACAGATCACCCATCCTGGATTCCCTTTTCAGATCCCGCAAGTTTCAACTCAGCCAAACATTCAAAGCAGCTGCGCCTTTTTGAGTGATGAAAAATATAAATCTGTTATTAGGGCGACACTAGAGGACGAGGTGTATTTGATTAATGGGTTTTTTGATTTTAATGAGGCGAGTCTAACAGCTTCATCTTCTGTTGTTTGGCGGATTGATTTGCCTTTGATGAATCAAGATATATTGTTAGCCTATGCAATTGCAAAGGGTTTTTGGAGCGAAGAGAGGGATCAAA
This portion of the Alphaproteobacteria bacterium genome encodes:
- a CDS encoding MFS transporter, with product MFNYLKVYKDPRLLAIAFLGISSGFPLILVGATLDRWLVEEGLSKTGIGLFSFVALPYMLKFLWAPLMDHIHLPYFAKRFGQRRSWCVLSQIGLFFSVVLLGTSDPANHIFQTAFFALLVAFFNASQDIVIEAFRVESLSDRQQAAGAANIVLGYRIGMLISGAGALYMAEFLSWQAVYSLVACVSFVGMITIFYSKEPEVSPDKMIREESDSMGGFLKKAVILPFADFMKKPCWVWLLLLIVLYKVGEVLLAKMAMPFYTEIGFSKTEIASVSKFYGLFATIIGGLIGGAIASRFGILRSMMICGIPQMLTNLLYVLLAYIGYDLKMLMIAVTLDNLTAGMATACLVALMSRLCTKGIAASQYALFSSFTGISHKYFGAFSGYLADHMAWTTYFLITTFACLPGLCLLGWLMVRNHQMRFLPVVMPSAETKGPITRFK